GTGGCCGGCAAAGTTTTCTTACTTTCAACAAGCGCAAATCTAGTTGCTTTTTCCACAATCAAACACGAGCTAATACGGACGCGTAGTAAGCCGCCGCTTTCGCATTGGCGCGACGGCAAAGACGTTTTGTGCGTGTGCATGGTAGAGGTGATCGACCTcataactccccccccccccgcccccccccacCTCTTTCCGGGCTGCCGCTAGCCCTCGACTTGCTTTCATAATCAACCATTCCCTTTCATCCAAGTCGCGCTTTCTTAGCCCGCCTCCTGGAACTTTCTGTTACGTGGGAAAGGGGTTTCTACCccctaacctccccccccccccctcccctggctATGCCAGTGCCGTGAAGCTTTCTATTATTAGCGAAGACAACAGCAAAGCGAATATATTGTTCTCTGTTTATTATGTATTTAGAGTAGCTATATATTAGGAAGCTGATGCAAAAAAGGTCGGACGTGTAACCCGCACAACATAGCAACTTGTTATGCCTGCTATTTATCGCACTTTAGGCTGCTATAGTGAGCTTTGTTTCAACACGTCATGGCCCCCTGACCATATAAAACATTGTAACAGAACTGTAGATTGAATAGTTATTTGTATAGTTTAATATTACCAGCTGCGAATGTGgagttgaaagttcgtgttggaTTATGTCGTTCGATTGACCGCAAATGACGCATCAATATTATACCGCATAAGTAAGACTTGGCTCTAAATATAAACTGGAGTCTGCAGCTTCTTTTTAGAGCTAGATGTTAAATACGTGGTATAATATACGATGCGTCATTTGCTGCTTAATAGAGTGGAGCTCTCGGAGGTGATCCACGAGTTGCAGCCGACATGAAATAGCTTATGCCCAAGGGCAAGTAGAATAAAGTGGAGGTATGTCTATAGTGTACGAAATAATCcgattaaggaaaaaaaaaataagggcgTTCGGGGAACCAACGTGATGGATCAATTTTAGAAGGGATGAGTGCAAGACAGAATGAATCTCACCAGCTGTAGGACAGATTGGAGGACGCGAAGTGGCCTTCTGGCTGCCACTACTCCTCTAATGAAGAAAGGACAAAACAAAGGTAAAATTATTTGACGTCCTTGCTTTGGGGACGCAGTCGTGCTGAGTGAAGAACGTTTTCTTTCGAACGGGAAGAGTGTGTCGAGCGGTGCGGCGGCCCCTACGCCAACGTAGGTGGAGAGGGCCTGCCCCCCTCGGATCACGAGCGAGGGGACTGCCCGGAACGCCGAGGCGGGTGTGGCCGCCGACTGTGCCGGGCTGGTCTGGCACGCTGCGTGAGACTTCGTGGCCCTTCTCGACCGTCGCGTGCGGATCGGCGTGAACGCGTTGGGAAAGCAACGATAGGCGGCGCCCCATTACCCGCTGGTGCTACGGGATTCGTTGACGGTCCCACGAGCTATCTTGCTTGCGCAACATAAGGCGCCATTTATGTCGACCCTCTTGGCCGGCCCGTCAGAGCAGCTCCAACTGTTGCCCGTGCGTCCGTTCGTTCCGAGGTTTATCCGCGGTGCCCGTTCTCCCTCCTACTCTTCGGCAAGGCCCCGGACTGGGTTTTCAGATCAACATGAGGATGAAAGGTTGGCCATTTTATCTTGTTTCATCGTGGCATGTCCACGCGTGGACTTGCCATACTTGGAGTATACAAGTTTGCTGTTAAAGTAGTGGACCGGTTTAATTGGTTGGCCCTATGAGGAAACTTGTGGCCTTGTGTTTCTGGCATTAAGGCGCTGGAGGGAACTTAGTTTTGACTTCGACGCGCTAATGACGAATTTCATATGCATTATCTGCCCTCGTATGTTTGGCGGGCACGTGCATTCGCGTTGGTGCTTGTGGAACGGGCGAACGGAACTTGTTCATTCAGACGGTGGTTAAGTGGACCATACGCAGTGTTGCTCCtttcaacatggcttccgtatGTGATGACACGTGGTTGAGGGTAATTAATGCGCTGATTCTTTTTTAACCTCCGGGAAAGATGCAAAGCTTCAGATTTCGGCGTCGTGGTGTGTCATGCGCGGTATTTATTGATTGCTGGACACAGGTTTAGAATCTGGGAACTTGTGGTCGAAACGTCTAGTGCAAGTTCAAAGCGTTCAAGGATACGTAAATATGTGTGTATGAGCCATAATCTGCACTACCCAagcctgatttctttttttttaaaaactttATTCACCATGCCAGTTGAAGTCGCACTTGGGCTCGCGTGGTTGTGATGAAGTGGATGAAGAGATATTTATTTTCCTGAACGCCTTGTGCGTTACCACATCGCGCATTCCCAAGCACTTATGCGTCTGTGCAAACGCTGCCTTGCTGCGGCTACGCTTCTAGTGCACTGTACTGCGGCCGACGCCCCCAACTTCCAACTCTGCAGCTTGTGCTGCCATCTGGCCGCTGCGCTCGCAGTTCGCATCCATTGTCGTTAGCAGGCTGGCATCTTGGGACATTGTTACACCGGCAAGCATCCACCATCCTCCACGTCCCTCTGCATATTGGCTGCCTACGGCGACTTGCCTCATTGTGTCTAGTCATTTTTCTCTGCTTCACCACCTTAAGCTGAAATGTACAGCATGCTCAACCATACAGGTAATGTGATTTTTCCCTCCGCGTCCTCAGAATGAATGAATCGATTAAATGCGTTTCGCCTCCGTCTTTTGCGTCAGGCAGGCATGCATACGTGGAGCTCTGCTTAGACTACTGTTGTGTGCATATACGGGATCTTGCTACCGCGTGTGCCACGTACGCCTTCTTTTCCTACTAGTGTCGATGTTGGAGTCCTGCCGTCAAGTATTATAGTctgtccctctttttttttttactttttctgcaGGCGGCCTCTCCACCTTGATACACATGTCGGCCCTGCGCCCGCTTGTCATATGTGGGCCATCCGGTAGTGGAAAATCGACGTTGCTCAAGAAGCTGCTGAAAGACTTCGGCGATTACTTCGCCTTGAGTGTGTCGCGTGAGTACGACCGGCTTCGTTGTCCCATTCTAATACAGCACATTACCCCGCATTCCTTCTGCGATACGGGGTTCACAGTGCGCAAGAATAACTCGGTATTATTATTTCTGTCTATTGTGCACACCAGATACTACCCGAAAGCCTAGGCCCGGTGAAGTGAATGGCAAAGGTAAGAGCTTCGTTCTACGATGTACCGACAATGTTGCCTTCTATAAAAGCGCGTCTCGACATGTGCGTGATTGCTCCGACTACCTTTTTCAGACTACCATTTCATTTCGCGGGACGAAATGGAACAGGCCATCGAGGCGGGGGAATTCATCGAGTACACAGAGTTTTCTGGGAACTTGTATGGCACCAGGTAAGCCAGTTTTTGTCTTTTAGGTCACCGCTCGTGAACATGCAGGCTGAAGGGGGAAAAAATCTTTTAATTTTGTGCAGTAAGAAGTCCGTGCGTGATGTTCAAGAGCAAGGGCGAATCTGCATCCTCGACATTGAAATTGAGGGTGTGAAGAACATAAAGAACACAGATCTGAATCCCCGCTACATCTTCGTCAAGCCTCCGAGCATGAAGGCCCTTGTAAGTCTCCCGTAACTATTTTGAAGTAAGTTTCATCGCTGCTATTTTACACCTTGTAGCGTCTTAATTTTTTCCCCTAGTGTGTAAGTGGTGCCTTTCAGGCAGTGCTTTGGAATGCCAGGTCAGTCCTATAGAAAGTGCATTGTGTAAAATGcacatgaatattttttttttactcgtgcGTCGCACGGGTATGCTGGATTGAGTGCCTAGTCGGAGATGTTTTCATTGCAATTTCAAGTGTTGAAAATGTCCTGACCTGAGCCTAAATGCTTGTGCAAAACCTGTATAGCAAGTAATGTGCCTGCTTTACATAAATTATAGGAATGAGCCGTAGATGACCCATTTACTGATGCTGTTCTTGTGCATTATCCCTGTCATAAGTTGTAAACACAGCCTTGGCATTCATTAGTTCTATTGGTATGTTCCAGTGTTTTGTCACCATACATATGCATGGGATAACACTGTTATAAGTATGATTACCATCATCTAAAGGAATTTTAATTCACTGCATGTTTGTTTAGTTAGATTTGCTATTCATAGTTGGCTCCGATATATATTCTGTAGAGTCGAACGTTATTCAGCCTAAAATGCTTGTTCCAGTGCTTTTACAGATTTAATGGTACTTCATTCACTTGTATAACTGGCATTCTGTGAACAAAGATAATCAGTGGTTAATTAGCTATAATAAATGCAATAGAACTGCATTGGCATTACGTTGCACCTCACTGAGGTCCCAGGTCCATGATTTAAACTGTGATCGCCGCATTGCAAAATGTTCAGGAGTTCTGTCTCTTCAGGAGGGAAGTGCAATTGACAGTGGTGTGAAGCAGACCACTGTCAGTcgcgctaatatatatatatatatatatatatatatatatatatatatatatatatgtatatgtatatgtgtatgtgtatgtatatgtatatgtgtatgtatatgtgtatgtatgtatgtgtatgtatatgtatgtgtgtttaAATGATTGAGGAGAACGGAAACAGAAGAGCTATATGTTTGTTAATCATAACTATATAAATCCAGCAGGCAGTGAAGCCAGGGAAATTGAAATTTACATgtagcgaataataaaggaaaggaaaactgaaagtagatgaaaagataacttgttgctgtagcacaattggtagtttATTGCATGtgtaatgtgaaggttgtgggtttggttcccaccggCAAAatgttatcttttcgtccacttcaATTTCCCCTTCATAATATTCCACATTGCAATTTCAACTACTGCTAattacccctatgctttccttggctccaCTGCCTGCTGGATTTATATGGttctgattttatttatttatttatatatatatatatatatatatatatatatatatatatatatatatatatatatatatatatatatatatatatatatatatatatatatatatatatacacacatacacacccctACCACGTGACTGGCTTCCCACACTTGACAAACATAGACTTTTTTTCCACTTTGGCACTCCTTATTCTAATGCATTAATATTTGTTCCAAGTTGCTGAATCTGCTCGTGTTCTAAATATATTGCATCACCCAAAGTTTGTTATTCATACATTCTAATGGGTTTCAATAATTGGTATGCATCTTTTATTAATTGGCAGTTGTGCATAAATAGTCTTGGAGCAACTGCTTTTATAAATTTAACCTGCCATGGTCACTAGTGAGTAAGCATTGTTTGGTGATGTTTGCAGTGCTGCTTGCTTAATAGTCTTCGAAAAGCTACTGacattgtcttttctttctttgtctttttttttctctctctctctctctacccccccccccttttgtctTTCAGGAAGAGCGGCTCAGAGGTCGGGGAACTGAAAGTGAAGAGAGCTTGAGTAAACGCCTGGCAAGAGCTAGTGAGGAGATTGCCTATGGTATGTAGTTCAGGGTTGAATATACCTGAATTTCATGAGGGTACTTTTACATTTGGGAAGAAATTGAACACCTAAATATTTTTTGTACATAACATAACAAAAGCCTGGAATTGtgcaattttggtgccatttacAGCATCAGTTGTGAAAGTTGTTTGGCTTTGCATTTGTTGGTGCTAATGCACAAGGTTGCATGCATGTTGCAGATCCCACATACAGGGAATATTTAATTAGT
This Dermacentor albipictus isolate Rhodes 1998 colony chromosome 1, USDA_Dalb.pri_finalv2, whole genome shotgun sequence DNA region includes the following protein-coding sequences:
- the LOC135915986 gene encoding guanylate kinase isoform X7 is translated as MRMKGGLSTLIHMSALRPLVICGPSGSGKSTLLKKLLKDFGDYFALSVSHTTRKPRPGEVNGKDYHFISRDEMEQAIEAGEFIEYTEFSGNLYGTSKKSVRDVQEQGRICILDIEIEGVKNIKNTDLNPRYIFVKPPSMKALEERLRGRGTESEESLSKRLARASEEIAYGENQGNFDLLLVNDNLKSAYNKLRDYLIKEYSVGFSIIQEVEELQKKPKI
- the LOC135915986 gene encoding guanylate kinase isoform X6, with protein sequence MRMKGGLSTLIHMSALRPLVICGPSGSGKSTLLKKLLKDFGDYFALSVSHTTRKPRPGEVNGKDYHFISRDEMEQAIEAGEFIEYTEFSGNLYGTSKKSVRDVQEQGRICILDIEIEGVKNIKNTDLNPRYIFVKPPSMKALEERLRGRGTESEESLSKRLARASEEIAYGENQGNFDLLLVNDNLKSAYNKLRDYLIKALPSFLLHYRRHSLLPSCQSLCPSVRIQHHPYDLMDEGCQHLKDS
- the LOC135915986 gene encoding guanylate kinase isoform X5, translating into MYSMLNHTGGLSTLIHMSALRPLVICGPSGSGKSTLLKKLLKDFGDYFALSVSHTTRKPRPGEVNGKDYHFISRDEMEQAIEAGEFIEYTEFSGNLYGTSKKSVRDVQEQGRICILDIEIEGVKNIKNTDLNPRYIFVKPPSMKALEERLRGRGTESEESLSKRLARASEEIAYGENQGNFDLLLVNDNLKSAYNKLRDYLIKALPSFLLHYRRHSLLPSCQSLCPSVRIQHHPYDLMDEGCQHLKDS
- the LOC135915986 gene encoding guanylate kinase isoform X4, with product MFFRITQAFRVVSNLRRSGGVSPAGQDAACASDHARAADTETRSTRIRMQDEHRFLVRKHGAPAAGQSPSLEPHADRALITHVPALPLADAKSARGLSTLIHMSALRPLVICGPSGSGKSTLLKKLLKDFGDYFALSVSHTTRKPRPGEVNGKDYHFISRDEMEQAIEAGEFIEYTEFSGNLYGTSKKSVRDVQEQGRICILDIEIEGVKNIKNTDLNPRYIFVKPPSMKALEERLRGRGTESEESLSKRLARASEEIAYGENQGNFDLLLVNDNLKSAYNKLRDYLIKEVEELQKKPKI
- the LOC135915986 gene encoding guanylate kinase isoform X3 — protein: MFFRITQAFRVVSNLRRSGGVSPAGQDAACASDHARAADTETRSTRIRMQDEHRFLVRKHGAPAAGQSPSLEPHADRALITHVPALPLADAKSARGLSTLIHMSALRPLVICGPSGSGKSTLLKKLLKDFGDYFALSVSHTTRKPRPGEVNGKDYHFISRDEMEQAIEAGEFIEYTEFSGNLYGTSKKSVRDVQEQGRICILDIEIEGVKNIKNTDLNPRYIFVKPPSMKALEERLRGRGTESEESLSKRLARASEEIAYGENQGNFDLLLVNDNLKSAYNKLRDYLIKEYSVGFSIIQEVEELQKKPKI
- the LOC135915986 gene encoding guanylate kinase isoform X2, whose product is MFFRITQAFRVVSNLRRSGGVSPAGQDAACASDHARAADTETRSTRIRMQDEHRFLVRKHGAPAAGQSPSLEPHADRALITHVPALPLADAKSARGLSTLIHMSALRPLVICGPSGSGKSTLLKKLLKDFGDYFALSVSHTTRKPRPGEVNGKDYHFISRDEMEQAIEAGEFIEYTEFSGNLYGTSKKSVRDVQEQGRICILDIEIEGVKNIKNTDLNPRYIFVKPPSMKALEERLRGRGTESEESLSKRLARASEEIAYGENQGNFDLLLVNDNLKSAYNKLRDYLIKEAFTATELPEFVPVSEDSTPSL